A section of the Telopea speciosissima isolate NSW1024214 ecotype Mountain lineage chromosome 3, Tspe_v1, whole genome shotgun sequence genome encodes:
- the LOC122655248 gene encoding protein FAR1-RELATED SEQUENCE 7-like, with protein sequence MLQPHRRTTTHLSLEFFIPFSKANTATFDVTAATSDEPSIEGNLRWVMDNPIDTSDKPFIGMQFDSDNDAFEFYNSYGRRVGFSVRREYANKSKKDNTKITSMRLVCSKQGLRKKDKRVDDAISSGDEN encoded by the exons ATGCTGCAACCTCACCGCCGAACCACGACCCATCTCTCTCTGGAGTTCTTCATACCATTCTCGAAGGCGAACACTGCTACCTTCGATGTCACTGCTGCAACCTCCGACGAACCATCTATCGAAGGCAACCTCAG GTGGGTTATGGATAATCCAATAGATACATCAGATAAGCCTTTCATCGGCATGCAATTTGATAGCGACAATGATGCATTTGAGTTCTATAACAGTTACGGAAGAAGAGTGGGTTTTAGTGTCAGAAGAGAATATGCAAATAAGAGCAAGAAAGATAATACAAAGATAACTTCGATGAGATTAGTTTGTAGTAAACAAGGTCTTCGGAAAAAAGACAAGCGTGTTGATGATGCAATCTCGAGCGGAGACGAGAACTGA